One Sparus aurata chromosome 5, fSpaAur1.1, whole genome shotgun sequence genomic window carries:
- the dhx37 gene encoding putative ATP-dependent RNA helicase DHX37, whose amino-acid sequence MGKLRKKHNWKGRHQSDTQQPADEAKTDVVVELQAVDRLKGVDESNALVLPANKAKKKKAWVTPVSTKRPLTKKQRKELQTVLERKEKKVRRADILSKLAEVQVPESELKLLYTTSKLGTGDKLYQNKQSLDEIKDGDSAPKISSVSGANRKRKWTVEEDEEEEQKEEESSDLDTSSEDDDDDEQMDKEENQTTETSDSEKTLSLSQEDKRDVKEEQQKTEEDEQKEKKTSDQEKDQKKKLSQPAVFIPVDRSPEIQEARLKLPVLAEEQVIMEAVRENPCVVICGETGSGKTTQVPQFLYEAGYASGSGIIGITEPRRVAAVSMSHRVAKEMNLSTRVVSYQIRYEGNVTSDTKIKFMTDGVLLKEIQKDFLLQRYSVIVIDEAHERSVYTDILIGLLSRIVPLRNKKGMPMKLLVMSATLRVEDFTDNTKLFRIPPPVIKVDARQFPVTIHFNKRTPMEDYTGEVFHKICKIHRMLPPGGILVFLTGQAEVHSLCRRLRKAFPFRKSNTTTGEDEEADTSEAMRKFKKAKQKKPVSLPRIDLDNYSALPVDEGDEDREAGIGDEEDEGSDLEIGDDPNDAEEKADPSIPLYVLPLYSLLAPEQQAKVFRPPPPGTRLCVIATNVAETSLTIPGIKYVVDCGRVKKRFYDRVTGVSSFKVTWTSQASANQRAGRAGRTEPGHCYRLYSSAVFGDFSLFSEAEITRRPVEDLVLQMKDLNIDKVVNFPFPTSPSAEALVAAEQLLVSLGALKEPPRTGRVKDIEQARLSCPITPLGRAMASFPVAPRYAKILALGKQQDCLPYVIAVVAAMTVREIFEDLDRPAGSEDESSKLNQRRARLTQMRRLWAGQGASLLLGDLMVMLGAVGACEFAGCTPKFCEDNGLRYKAMVEIRRLRGQLTNAVNAVCPEVGAFVNPKMTPPTEHQVVCLRQIVLAGLGDHLARRVQGEEILDPKWKNGYKTPLMDEPVFIHPSSALFKTLPEFVVYQEIMETTKMYMKGVSAVEAEWVPQLLPQYCHFSSPQESPSPWFCSSTGTLRCHRASTFFRVAWQLPAVEMEYPDGLERYKLFSRFLLEGQVCPKLKKYVGRLLSNPSIMMKTWAKLQPRTEALLGALVSKRVDCRDTLYSVWKTEDKFLLSAYCQWLPEALHQEVAKSWPPI is encoded by the exons ATGGGAAAACTGAGGAAGAAACACAACTGGAAGGGAAGACATCAGAGTGACACTCAACAACCAGCAGATGAGGCGAAGACAGATGTTGTGGTTGAACTGCAAG CTGTGGACAGGCTAAAAGGTGTAGATGAAAGCAATGCTTTGGTCCTCCCAGCCAACAAagccaaaaagaagaaagcctGGGTGACACCTGTGTCCACCAAAAGGCCTCTGACCAAGAAGCAGAGGAAAGAGCTGCAGACGGTCCTGGAgcgcaaagaaaagaaagttcgG AGAGCAGACATCCTGAGCAAACTGGCAGAGGTGCAGGTTCCAGAGTCTGAACTGAAACTGCTGTACACCACGTCCAAACTGGGAACAGGAGACAAACTTTACCAGAATAAACA GTCATTGGATGAAATAAAAGATGGGGACTCGGCGCCAAAGATCAGCAGTGTCAGTGGagcaaacagaaaaaggaaatggacagtcgaagaggatgaagaagaggaacaaaaggaagaagaaagtaGCGATCTGGACACTTCttcagaggatgatgatgacgatgagcAGATGGATAAAGAAGAGAATCAGACCACGGAGACGAGTGATTCAGAGAAAACCCTCTCTCTCAGTCAGGAGGACAAACGGGATGTAAAGGaggaacaacaaaaaactgaagaagatgaacaaaaagagaagaagactTCAGACCAGGAGAAAGATCAAAAAAAGAAGCTGTCGCAGCCGGCTGTCTTCATTCCTGTCGACAGATCACCAGAAATACAG GAAGCTCGTCTGAAGCTGCCCGTGCTGGCAGAGGAGCAGGTCATCATGGAGGCAGTGAGAGAGAACCCCTGTGTCGTCATCTGTGGAGAGACGGGAAGTGGAAAGACCACTCAAGTGCCTCAGTTTCTGTATGAGGCTGGTTATGCCAG TGGCAGTGGAATAATCGGTATCACAGAGCCAAGAAGAGTAGCAGCTGTGAGCATGTCACACAGAGTGGCCAAGGAGATGAACCTGTCCACACG GGTGGTGTCCTACCAGATCCGATATGAAGGGAACGTGACCAGCGATACGAAGATCAAGTTCATGACAGATGGTGTTTTGCTGAAGGAGATTCAGAAG GATTTCCTGCTCCAGAGGTACAGTGTGATAGTCATCGATGAGGCTCATGAAAGGAGCGTGTACACAGACATCCTCATCGGACTGTTGTCTCGTATCGTCCCTCTCAGAAACAAG AAAGGTATGCCCATGAAGCTGCTGGTCATGTCGGCTACCCTGCGAGTGGAGGACTTCACAGACAATACAAAGCTGTTTCGGATTCCCCCGCCCGTCATCAAGGTGGACGCTCGCCAGTTTCCAGTCACTATACATTTCAACAAACGCACCCCGATGGAGGATTACACCGGAGAAGTTTTCCACAAAATCTGCAAGATCCACCGGATGCTGCCTCCAG GTGGTATCCTGGTGTTTCTGACCGGTCAGGCAGAGGTCCACAGTTTGTGCAGAAGACTGAGAAAAGCTTTTCCCTTCCGGAAGAGTAACACAACCACTG GTGAAGATGAGGAAGCAGACACCTCGGAGGCAATGAGGAAGTTTAAGAAGGCAAAACAGAAGAAACCTGTC TCTCTGCCCCGAATTGACCTGGATAACTACTCTGCGCTCCCGGTGGATGAAGGCgatgaggacagagaggcagggatCGGAGACGAGGAGGACGAAGGGTCTGATTTGGAAATCGGAGATGATCCTAATGATGCAG AGGAGAAGGCGGACCCCTCTATTCCTCTCTACGTCCTCCCTCTGTACTCTCTGCTGGCTCCAGAGCAACAGGCTAAG GTTTTCAGGCCTCCTCCGCCTGGTACCCGTCTATGTGTCATAGCCACCAACGTGGCCGAGACGTCTCTGACCATTCCTGGCATCAAGTATGTGGTCGACTGCGGCCGAGTTAAGAAACGTTTCTACGACAGAGTAACTGGAGTTTCCTCCTTCAAGGTCACATGGACCTCACAagcctcagccaatcagagagcaggcAGAGCAGGACGAACGGAGCCGGgacactgctacag GTTGTACTCGTCTGCAGTGTTTGGAGACTTCAGTTTGTTCTCAGAGGCAGAGATCACTCGCAGGCCTGTGGAGGACCTGGTTTTACAGATGAAAGACCTCAACATAGATAAG GTGGTCAATTTTCCATTTCCCACGTCTCCGTCTGCTGAGGCTCTTGTTGCAGCAGAGCAGTTATTAGTCTCATTGGGAGCTCTGAAGGAGCCGCCTCGCACCGGACG AGTGAAAGACATAGAGCAAGCGAGACTGAGCTGTCCGATCACCCCCCTGGGCAGAGCCATGGCTTCATTCCCTGTGGCACCTCGTTACGCTAAAATTTTAGCTCTCGGTAAGCAGCAGGATTGCCTGCCTTACGTCATCGCTGTGGTAGCAGCCATGACAGTCCGAGAGATCTTCGAAGACCTTGACAG ACCTGCTGGAAGTGAAGATGAGAGCTCTAAGCTTAATCAGCGTCGAGCTCGGCTAACCCAAATGAGAAGATTGTGGGCTGGACAAGGAGCGTCACTCCTGCTGGGGGACCTCATGGTCATGCTGG GTGCGGTTGGTGCTTGTGAATTTGCTGGTTGTACTCCCAAGTTTTGCGAAGACAACGGTCTGAGGTATAAAGCCATGGTGGAAATCAGGAGGCTCAGAGGACAACTTACTAatgcag TAAACGCGGTGTGTCCAGAGGTGGGAGCCTTTGTGAATCCCAAGATGACTCCACCAACAGAGCACCAGGTGGTCTGCTTGCGGCAGATTGTTCTGGCCGGACTGGGAGACCATCTTGCAAGGCGTGTACAGGGAGAAGAAATACTGGACCCAAAATGGAAGAATGGGTACAAG aCACCTCTGATGGATGAGCCGGTGTTCATTCATCCTTCCTCTGCGCTGTTCAAAACACTGCCTGAGTTTGTCGTCTACCAGGAGATCATGGAGACCACGAAGATGTACATGAAAG GTGTGTCAGCAGTAGAAGCAGAGTGGGTACCCCAACTTCTGCCTCAGTATTGTCATTTCAGCTCCCCTCAGGAGTCACCATCACCGTGGTTCTGTTCGTCCACAGGCACCCTCAGGTGTCACCGTGCCAGCACCTTCT TCCGTGTCGCTTGGCAGCTGCCAGCAGTTGAGATGGAGTATCCAGATGGCTTGGAGCGCTACAAGCTGTTTTCCAGGTTTCTGCTTGAGGGACAG GTTTGTCCTAAACTTAAGAAGTATGTTGGCCGCCTTCTGTCAAACCCCTCCATCATGATGAAAACATGGGCAAA GCTCCAGCCCAGGACAGAGGCTTTGCTGGGAGCGCTGGTGTCAAAGAGAGTTGACTGCAGAGATACTCTCTACTCTGTCTGGAAAACTGAAGATAAAT TTCTGTTGTCTGCGTACTGCCAGTGGTTACCTGAAGCACTGCACCAAGAAGTAGCCAAGAGTTGGCCTCCAATATGA
- the mrpl40 gene encoding large ribosomal subunit protein mL40 translates to MSVALSRCLCRVLSRQTAPSSFLLGEHHHAVRSPWFAPVMTLKTSAPLRAEPKKKKKVDPRREQLARERLRKKLKRLEKVPPEFIPIEDFITPAKCLDETRERSAPKLSFEESERRAMMLKEWCRYKQDQHMAEMEAVELALEAQREALEELKLESEELYQAALKPDPLLFPFTHEGPTHTPPITQYEAPDGKYTDITKVYTQ, encoded by the exons ATGTCTGTGGCTTTATCGCGCTGTCTCTGCAGGGTTTTATCCCGACAGACCGCTCCGTCAAG CTTCCTGTTGGGAGAACATCACCATGCTGTACGGAGTCCTTGGTTTGCACCAGTGATGACACTGAAGACATCTGCTCCACTGAG AGCGGAgcccaaaaagaagaagaaagttgaCCCAAGAAGGGAGCAGCTGGCgagagagaggctgagaaaAAAGCTGAAGAGGCTGGAGAAGGTTCCGCCCGAGTTCATCCCGATAGAAGACTTCATTACTCCAGCCAAATGTTTGGACGAGACCAG GGAACGCTCTGCACCAAAGCTGTCATTTGAAGAAAGTGAGCGTCGAGCCATGATGCTGAAGGAGTGGTGTCGATACAAACAG GACCAGCACATGGCTGAAATGGAGGCTGTCGAACTTGCTCTAGAGGCACAGAGGGAGGCGCTGGAGGAGCTTAAGTTAGAATCTGAGGAGCTGTATCAAGCAGCACTAAAACCAGACCCCCTTCTGTTTCCCTTCACTCATGAAGGTCCCACCCACACACCACCAATTACTCAGTATGAAGCGCCTGATGGAAAATACACGGACATCACTAAAGTTTACACGCAGTGA
- the gp1bb gene encoding platelet glycoprotein Ib beta chain, which yields MKGLLLLGLLLLFGGQRSSACPHLCLCHGSQVDCSGRSLTSSSLPTSFPSGTTELHLHNNQLASLPNGLLEDLTSLRSVSLHGNPWLCDCGILYLRAWLLHQPASLRSHLGVNCSSPPSLRGRLVVYLTEQEVLDSCHYWYCDLALASQVCLFVFVVVQAALLVVLLILLKKFQRLSKEARRTTEESYTAGEGLRENEYSHLK from the coding sequence ATGAAGGGGCTCCTGCTCCTGGGTCTCCTCCTCTTGtttggaggtcaaaggtcatcgGCGTGTCCCCACCTTTGCCTCTGTCACGGCAGTCAGGTGGACTGCAGCGGCAGGtctctcacttcctcctcgCTGCCCACCAGCTTCCCCTCCGGGACCACCGAGCTGCATCTCCACAATAACCAGCTCGCCAGCCTGCCTAATGGTCTCCTGGAAGATCTGACCTCCCTCCGCTCTGTCTCCCTTCATGGTAACCCCTGGTTGTGTGACTGTGGCATCCTCTACCTGCGCGCCTGGCTGCTACATCAGCCCGCCTCTCTCAGATCACACCTTGGTGTCAACTGCAGCTCCCCTCCCAGCCTGAGAGGGAGGCTGGTGGTGTATTTAACGGAGCAGGAGGTGCTGGACTCTTGCCACTACTGGTACTGTGACCTGGCTCTGGCCTCACaggtgtgtctgtttgtgtttgtggtggtgCAGGCGGCGCTTCTGGTGGTTCTACTCATACTCTTGAAGAAGTTCCAGAGGCTGTCCAAAGAGGCGAGGAGAACCACAGAGGAGAGCTACACAGCCGGGGAGGGTTTGAGGGAGAACGAGTACTCGCATTTAAAGTGA
- the c5h22orf39 gene encoding synaptic plasticity regulator PANTS → MDRSGETLWRTPRVCEDYWSEFRHCKSFWNRFHHYYAFGAAPSCQQWKEDYNNCVEWEKNRSATAKEALQTSERKRVAEQTKFTPLWKLRQGPPKDWHLPLNHGKPEDS, encoded by the exons ATGGACCGGTCTGGAGAAACGTTGTGGAGG ACACCCCGGGTATGTGAGGACTACTGGAGTGAATTCAGACATTGTAAAAGCTTTTGGAATCGCTTTCACCATTATTACGCTTTTGGTGCCGCCCCATCCTGCCAGCAGTGGAAAGAGGACTACAATAACTGCGTAGAGTGGGAGAAAAACAGAAGTGCTACTGCCAAG GAAGCCTTGCAGACGAGTGAGAGGAAAAGAGTggcagagcagacaaagttcaCCCCGTTGTGGAAACTGAGGCAAGGTCCTCCAAAAGACTGGCACCTGCCCCTGAACCATGGAAAGCCTGAGGACTCATGA
- the ufd1l gene encoding ubiquitin recognition factor in ER-associated degradation protein 1: MFSFHVFDHPMSRGFQNRFSTQYRCYSVSMLAGPNDRSDVEKGGKIIMPPSALDQLSRLNITYPMLFKLTNKNSDRMTHCGVLEFVADEGICYLPHWMMQNLLLEEGGLVQVESVNLMVATYSKFQPQSPDFLDITNPKAVLENALRNFACLTTGDVIAINYNEKIYELRVMETKPDKAVSIIECDMNVDFDAPLGYKEPERRPHHQEEPTEEEGDPTNYADMDMGFRAFTGSGNRLDGKTKGIEPSPAPLSPSDIKRGIPNYDFKVGRITFIRNSRPLPRKFVDDDDALNRFIAFSGEGQSLRKKGRKP, from the exons ATG TTTTCCTTCCACGTATTCGATCACCCGATGTCCCGGGGATTTCAGAACCGTTTCTCCACTCAGTATCGCTGCTACTCGGTGTCGATGCTGGCAGGTCCTAACGACCGCTCCGACGTGGAGAAAGGAGGCAAAA tcaTCATGCCACCTTCAGCTCTCGACCAGCTCA GCAGGCTTAACATCACCTATCCAATGCTGTTCAAGTTGACCAACAAGAACTCAGACAGAATGACTCACTGTGGTGTTCTGGAGTTTGTGGCAGATGAGGGAATCTGCTATCTGCCACACTGG ATGATGCAGAATCTCCTGTTGGAAGAAGGCGGTCTGGTCCAAGTTGAAAGTGTTAACCTTATGGTGGCCACTTACTCAAAGTTCCAACCACAGAGCCCCGACTTCCTGGACATCACAAACCCCAAAGCAGT GCTGGAGAATGCTTTGAGAAACTTTGCCTGCCTGACAACTGGTGATGTCATAGCTATCAACTACAATGAAAAG ataTATGAGCTGCGAGTAATGGAGACCAAGCCAGATAAAGCAGTGTCCATCATTGAGTGCGATATGAAC GTGGATTTCGATGCTCCTCTGGGTTACAAAGAGCCTGAACGGCGACCTCATCACCAGGAAGAACCAACA gaggaagagggagatcCCACAAATTATGCTGACATGGATATGGGATTCAGA GCTTTCACTGGATCTGGCAACCGTTTGGATGGTAAAACAAAGGGGATTGAGCCCAGCCCTGCTCCACTGAGTCCAAGTGACATCAAAAG AGGCATTCCAAACTATGACTTCAAAGTTGGCAGGATCACCTTCATCAGGAATTCGAGGCCTCTGCCCAGGAAATTTGTGGATGAT GATGACGCCTTGAACAGATTCATCGCTTTCTCTGGAGAAGGACAGTCACTACGCAAGAAGGGCAGAAAGCCTTGA